Proteins co-encoded in one Ananas comosus cultivar F153 linkage group 15, ASM154086v1, whole genome shotgun sequence genomic window:
- the LOC109721552 gene encoding uncharacterized protein LOC109721552, translating to MASSSSGGRRRGKWVPPTPRMLLRLPRRSRVAAAAAAPRRSGTNLGALFDMERRGGWRFQAEILRAECNFLRMEREVAQREVDRQRARVAASLKSAVETLVSGRKKIEGRSGDGAVGLVLEEEIRELEEQIAELQAGKEEGSTGTMRGRCRELQRSRGRNFDRQASALRRRLEKMADPPDHRPSSTIKEIREIIIPPQINRNVDPDRLCSSDVEMLKRKMEGLSKGMLERVAEYGCLLSNANPNPNPNVNPNSNSKSGGNSKRSASRWSNGYQQQQQQVMVEECTAVGLGGCCDCREVVTRITEQVRAESEQWTEMQAMLEQVRLEMQDLQSSRDLWERRAVASEISVRSLHAQMLEWKHRAHVSERRVDELQKQVSELQKKLLHSLRFDLFGPSFSSQGRPETHRATPPRIKSQQKKKSTDSNKEKEKHVLVCRAKNSPNDFLKRTPLQDVGNISRLHQR from the exons atggcgtcgtcgtcgtcgggggggcggaggagggggaagTGGGTCCCGCCCACCCCGaggatgctcctccgcctcccgcggCGGAGTcgcgtggcggcggcggcggcggcgccccgTAGGTCGGGGACGAACCTCGGCGCGCTCTTCGACATGGAgcggagg ggagggTGGAGGTTCCAGGCGGAGATCCTGCGGGCGGAGTGCAACTTCTTGCGGATGGAGCGCGAGGTGGCGCAGCGCGAGGTCGACCGGCAGCGGGCGCGGGTCGCGGCCTCGCTCAAGTCCGCCGTCGAGACCCTCGTCTCG ggGAGGAAGAAGATCGAGGGGAGGAGCGGCGACGGGGCAGTAGGGCTGGTGCTGGAGGAGGAGATCCGGGAGCTGGAGGAGCAGATAGCGGAGCTGCAGGCGGGTAAAGAAGAAGGCAGCACCGGGACGATGCGCGGGAGATGTCGGGAGCTGCAGAGGAGCCGCGGGCGCAACTTCGACCGCCAGGCCTCCgcactccgccgccgcctcgagAAGATGGCAGATCCCCCCGACCACCGCCCCTCCTCCACCATCAAAGAAATCAGAGAGATTATTATCCCGCCCCAAATCAATCGCAATGTCGATCCCGACCGGCTGTGCTCTTCCGAT GTGGAGATGCTGAAGCGGAAGATGGAGGGGCTGTCGAAGGGGATGCTGGAGAGGGTGGCGGAGTACGGATGCTTGTTGTCGAATgcaaacccaaatccgaatccgaacgtGAATCCGAACTCGAACTCCAAAAGCGGTGGAAACAGCAAGCGGAGTGCGAGCCGGTGGAGCAACGGgtaccagcagcagcagcag CAGGTGATGGTGGAGGAATGTACAGCAGTAGGTTTGGGAGGGTGCTGTGATTGCCGAGAGGTTGTCACCAGGATAACGGAGCAAGTGAGGGCGGAGAGCGAGCAATGGACGGAGATGCAGGCGATGTTGGAGCAAGTTAGGTTGGAGATGCAAGACCTGCAGTCCTCTAGAGACCTGTGGGAGCGCCGAGCCGTCGCCTCCGAGATCAGCGTCCGCTCCCTCCATGCGCAA ATGCTGGAGTGGAAGCACAGGGCGCACGTTTCGGAGCGTAGGGTAGATGAGCTGCAAAAACAGGTTTCCGAACTGCAGAAAAAGCTGTTACATTCCTTGAGATTCGATCTCTTCGGTCCCTCTTTCTCCTCCCAAGGACGTCCGGAAACGCACAGAGCAACTCCACCAAGGATCAAAAGCCAGCAAAAGAAGAAGTCCACAGATTCAaacaaggagaaggagaagcaTGTTCTCGTCTGCCGCGCGAAGAACTCGCCGAACGACTTCTTGAAGCGAACGCCATTGCAGGACGTCGGCAACATCTCTCGTTTGCATCAACGATGA